From Triticum urartu cultivar G1812 chromosome 2, Tu2.1, whole genome shotgun sequence, a single genomic window includes:
- the LOC125540496 gene encoding disease resistance protein RGA4-like gives MEAFAVALFGAAASAAVSKLSKVIGELSKRRERKASVAVKNDANYIKNDLEFIQVIMQQCFDSSGGHVSPLQLVCIALLRRLAYDIQDCMDSFNADKTTFTEFANEIAGLKARSIDTKDQILSYMKVITLAVNGTSQGAAGTAHQAAPSVPRELQDLLSDQSRQAWLVRNLDCLLYLCLFPPEHDVRTKPLIRRWLAEELVEVEQGAVNNLKILITASIICSTRRGNNGDVKICRPTDETLQWISEMSVSQNFIVLCDGRAQLPADEARRLSVHPPANVKLNLPQNLSRLRTLAVFPAAGANLSNYEAVFDFAKYEMLRVLDLKECGHLSDGHIQAICDLVLMKYLSINLGSIGFITRDIGMLKQLETLDLSGSQTVTVFKEVLLLPKLKHLLGKFQLSRIDITSVPVVGWFESNLERFLRDKSVLETLAGFVTGETLGFPQLMSLMRRLREVKIWCGSNASKRNLKDLSNAITEFIHRTTREPHVHWSLSIHFEGSSGEFTKKIVSVAGKLDSLKLHGNLSQFPLFVAGLSDIKELCLSSTGLSWDVIRDGLTDVRGLKYLKLIEDNLGSLDILSEAEHLKSIERIFVVCKQTLEVAIRAVALPALVSLHILCEDLHGIPDEPLIEIIPMAKLQEVALHQQVEGATKDEMLRIATGHPNKPDVLFLEYPQ, from the coding sequence ATGGAGGCGTTTGCTGTAGCCTTATTTGGCGCAGCGGCCAGTGCCGCCGTGTCGAAGCTCAGCAAGGTAATAGGTGAATTAAGCAAAAGGAGAGAGAGAAAAGCTAGTGTGGCGGTGAAGAATGATGCTAATTACATCAAAAATGATCTCGAGTTCATACAAGTTATCATGCAACAGTGTTTTGATTCCAGTGGCGGACACGTCAGTCCTTTGCAGCTAGTATGCATTGCATTGCTGAGGCGCTTGGCATATGACATCCAAGACTGCATGGACAGCTTCAATGCCGACAAGACGACCTTCACTGAATTTGCCAACGAGATTGCTGGCCTCAAGGCCAGATCAATCGACACGAAAGATCAGATACTGAGTTATATGAAGGTGATAACACTAGCAGTTAACGGGACATCACAAGGGGCAGCTGGGACTGCACACCAAGCAGCTCCTTCTGTCCCCAGGGAGCTTCAGGATCTTCTTAGCGACCAGAGCCGCCAGGCTTGGCTTGTTCGTAACCTTGACTGCTTGCTTTATTTGTGCTTGTTCCCTCCTGAGCATGATGTTAGGACTAAGCCCCTAATCAGGAGATGGCTGGCTGAAGAATTAGTAGAGGTTGAACAAGGCGCAGTCAACAATTTGAAAATCCTCATCACAGCCAGTATCATCTGTTCCACCCGGAGAGGCAACAACGGGGATGTAAAGATATGCCGACCCACTGATGAGACACTCCAATGGATCTCTGAAATGTCAGTCTCCCAGAATTTCATTGTCTTGTGTGACGGCAGGGCCCAATTGCCGGCCGATGAAGCCCGCAGGCTATCTGTGCACCCTCCTGCAAATGTCAAACTGAATTTGCCTCAGAATTTATCTCGTCTCCGGACCCTGGCGGTATTCCCTGCTGCTGGGGCGAATCTCTCCAATTATGAAGCTGTTTTCGATTTTGCCAAGTATGAAATGCTGAGAGTGTTGGATCTGAAAGAATGTGGTCACCTGAGTGATGGCCATATTCAGGCTATCTGTGACCTGGTGCTGATGAAATATTTGAGCATCAATTTGGGCAGCATTGGTTTCATTACAAGGGATATCGGCATGCTGAAACAGTTAGAGACGCTCGATCTGAGTGGAAGCCAAACTGTGACGGTGTTCAAGGAAGTGCTCCTGCTGCCCAAGCTGAAGCACCTCCTTGGCAAGTTCCAGCTTTCTAGAATAGATATCACCTCTGTGCCCGTAGTGGGATGGTTTGAATCAAATCTAGAGAGGTTCCTAAGAGATAAGAGTGTGCTGGAGACACTAGCAGGATTTGTCACCGGCGAGACACTAGGATTTCCACAGCTGATGAGTCTTATGAGGCGGTTGCGGGAGGTGAAGATATGGTGCGGATCCAACGCAAGCAAAAGAAACCTGAAAGATCTTTCAAATGCCATTACGGAATTCATTCATAGAACTACCAGAGAGCCTCATGTTCATTGGTCCCTATCGATCCATTTCGAAGGATCCTCAGGGGAATTCACCAAGAAGATAGTGTCAGTCGCCGGCAAACTCGACTCGCTCAAGCTGCACGGTAACCTCAGCCAATTTCCTCTGTTTGTTGCAGGGCTTAGTGATATCAAGGAGCTGTGCCTCTCGTCCACTGGTCTGAGCTGGGATGTTATTCGAGACGGGCTGACCGATGTGAGGGGATTGAAATATCTGAAGCTTATTGAAGATAACCTTGGGTCCCTCGACATACTGTCTGAAGCTGAGCACCTCAAATCCATTGAGCGAATATTCGTTGTGTGCAAGCAAACGCTGGAAGTAGCAATCAGAGCAGTCGCGCTGCCCGCTCTTGTCTCACTTCATATCCTCTGTGAAGATCTGCATGGCATTCCTGATGAACCCCTCATCGAAATCATTCCCATGGCGAAACTCCAGGAAGTCGCTCTCCATCAACAAGTCGAGGGTGCAACAAAAGATGAAATGCTACGCATTGCAACGGGCCATCCTAATAAGCCCGACGTTTTGTTCCTCGAGTATCCCCAGTAA